A stretch of Nilaparvata lugens isolate BPH chromosome 12, ASM1435652v1, whole genome shotgun sequence DNA encodes these proteins:
- the LOC111051572 gene encoding FMRFamide neuropeptides encodes MSLKLVLLSAGVLPLLWLSSTADHTQQHAASALSVDKRFSINMMDPFTRRSALDKNFVRFGRSNGGANQRVSRGRNDNFVRFGRAQNAHDDDDTTFPPREDLIRLGRARADSFIRFGRARPDNFIRFGRGGMDRSNNGFIRFGRARPDNFIRFGRGRPDNFIRFGRGRPDNFIRFGRDQLKSNVENRLKLISDAENHLKMVDDAENQLKTQLKLVSDAENQLKLVSDVENQLKPDENNYDNSELYTSDEDDGDEYSFERALRGNSKLNSNFVRFGKRVPENNEEIVNAYKNGLKLNTPQGRDFLERFIRLPGRSNMKSDSFIRFGRSLSGGETFKTGGESEENSGEGKSVFRENSSQDESAENDGFVEDSKVVTSTDPDILGTAFESASSENLSRKKRAVEFDEKKHNKNLFTTDKTNQSRSFYSPLAAGLPGFILGPELSVLPVKETSQKCNNSEEKTKNFIRLG; translated from the coding sequence ATGTCTCTGAAACTGGTGCTGCTCTCGGCAGGTGTGCTTCCCTTGCTGTGGCTGTCCTCAACAGCCGACCACACCCAACAACATGCCGCGTCAGCACTAAGCGTCGACAAGCGCTTCTCTATCAACATGATGGACCCGTTCACCCGGCGCAGCGCACTCGACAAGAACTTCGTGCGTTTTGGGAGATCCAACGGCGGCGCTAACCAACGGGTGTCCCGCGGccgcaatgacaacttcgtccgGTTCGGACGTGCCCAGAACGCACACGATGATGACGACACCACTTTCCCGCCTAGAGAAGATTTAATCCGCTTGGGACGTGCGCGCGCCGATAGTTTCATCCGTTTTGGGAGAGCTAGACCAGATAATTTCATCCGGTTTGGAAGGGGCGGTATGGATCGATCCAACAACGGTTTCATCCGGTTTGGGAGAGCTAGACCCGATAACTTTATCCGATTTGGTAGGGGACGTCCCGATAACTTCATCCGGTTCGGTAGGGGACGACCTGATAACTTTATTCGTTTTGGGAGGGATCAGTTGAAGTCAAATGTTGAAAACCGGTTGAAACTGATTTCCGATGCTGAGAACCATTTGAAAATGGTTGATGATGCTGAAAACCAGTTAAAAACTCAGTTGAAACTAGTGTCTGATGCTGAAAACCAGTTAAAACTAGTTTCTGACGTTGAAAACCAGTTGAAACCGGATGAAAACAACTATGACAATTCAGAACTGTATACTAGTGATGAAGATGATGGAGACGAATATAGTTTTGAGCGGGCACTGAGAGGTAACTCAAAGTTAAACAGCAACTTTGTGCGTTTCGGGAAACGTGTACCAGAAAACAACGAGGAGATTGTTAACGCCTACAAAAACGGGTTAAAATTGAATACACCCCAAGGTAGAGATTTCTTGGAGAGGTTTATCAGGTTGCCGGGTCGGAGTAACATGAAATCAGATAGTTTCATCAGATTTGGGAGGTCCTTGAGCGGTGGGGAGACATTTAAGACTGGTGGAGAAAGTGAGGAAAATTCTGGGGAAGGAAAATCTGTGTTCAGGGAAAACTCCTCCCAGGATGAGTCAGCTGAAAATGATGGGTTTGTAGAAGATTCCAAAGTGGTGACCTCTACAGATCCTGACATTTTGGGCACCGCCTTTGAATCGGCATCCTCTGAAAATTTGTCTCGGAAAAAACGGGCTGTAGAATTTGATGAGAAGAAGCACAACAAAAACCTCTTTACCACCGATAAAACCAACCAATCCAGATCTTTTTATTCCCCTCTGGCTGCAGGTCTCCCAGGTTTTATCCTGGGGCCTGAGCTATCCGTGCTTCCTGTAAAAGAAACCAGCCAGAAATGTAATAATAGTGAGGAGAAGACCAAGAATTTCATTCGACTGGGTTAG